In Corythoichthys intestinalis isolate RoL2023-P3 chromosome 4, ASM3026506v1, whole genome shotgun sequence, a genomic segment contains:
- the LOC130915198 gene encoding uncharacterized protein LOC130915198: MSLRSGRSYLGGYDQQTEDEAALQPQIDSEDELDAGTATDRLDPTVQPSSMEQRSSPQQRSSPQQRPSPQRQPSPRQQPSPRRQPSPQQWSSPRQQLSPQQWSSPRRQPSPPRSTRSSAPSRRSHSSSSSVFSATRAYAKAQAAKAQLSFAEKEANMMRQRAELEASLHVLKCEKEIAAAEAEAAAYEEVERQSGESDIEPQIENVPLNSIQRTSEYVEQQHKLLVSSKTVVNSSDMQVTNEHVRVKAETSHVSEPTIQGVKHEMKINQNINNTQSLNPHAHTFQPAKNNQIELNGAAEFAKYLIRKELVSTGLLQFDDKPENLRAWKASFVSSTKDLNLSAREELDLLTKWLGPKSAEQAKRIRIVHTLNPAKGTKMIWERLEECYGSSEAIEDALLKKIEEFPRLTNKDPTKLRELGDILLELEWAKSDGTLPGLAYLDTARGVRQIVEKLPFNLQERWTVVGSQYKDTYSVPFPPFSVFVQFVQQQAKMRNDPSFALYNSNAQTSSRTERSTPHNRKFAVTVHRTDVAIENQSGPDQNKIEEPDRQCPIHKKPHPLKKCKLFRDKPMEERRAFLKEHRICYRCCGSVQHVAKDCKVAVKCVECNSPNHVWALHPGPTSVPKNDVSESSVTEQETAVLSMCTEVCGQNESPRSCSKICLVRAYPEGQKHKMLNMYAVIDEQSNRSLARTEFFNLFEIKAKPAPYTLKTCSGKAETSGRRAANFFIQSMDGKTDIKLPPLIECDSILDDRSEIPSPEIAKHHPHLFRIADKIQPIDHHAPILLLLGRDVLRVHKVREQINGPNNAPYAQRLDLGWVVVGEVCLGKIHGNTEVNVYKTHMLDNGRTTFLQPCPNVITVKEDHSVGIEQNILTSTNRMDSVDITDKLGQSVFDRDESDDKVALSIDDKTFLTIMKNNVSKNKENNWVAPLPFRRPRRRLPNNRDATLKRLYSLKKTLEKKPKMKEHYIQFMQKMLDNDQAELAPPLPEGKEHWYLPTFGVYHPQKPDQIRVVFDSSAECDGTSLNQVLLSGPDLNNSLLGVLMRFRKEPVALTADIQQMFYCFEVCEDHRDYLRYLWFKDNDLTKNVVEYRMKVHVFGNSPSPAVAIYCMRRAAEEGEQEHGTDARQFVETQFYVDDGLTSVPTPEHAIDLLTRTKNLLAESNLHLHKIASNCSLVMEAFPMEDRAKELKHLDLGVDPLPVQKSLGLCWNLETDSFTYRVSNETKPFTRRGVLSTINSLYDPLGFAAPIILQGKALLRELSCDEKDWDAHLPPEKEQLWISWKDSLNALEDLEIKRCYGPGSVSTMQSHDLFVFSDASTVAIGAAAYLRSVDSQGQYHVGFVMGKSKLAPRPAHTVPRLELCAAVLAVEMYELIRDEMDIQIHNVKFFTDSRIVLGYIHNSSKRFYMYVANRVTRIRRSTQPEQWCYVPTELNPADQATRSLQAAELKNSNWFTGPKFLYSNDSPKVSQFPLVEPENDKEMRQEVKTLTTSVLESELGSERFKRFSSWTTACKAISRLIQFVALFKQRKAGFSSHITSMEEFTQAKNIIIRSVQQDAYSGIIKKVKQGKMIGSRKETLMKLNPVLDKDGLLRIGGRLSSAELNEDEKHPLIIPSSSHVATLLVRHFHEQSAHQGRHITEGAVRSAGFWIVGGKRLVSSLIHNCVTCRKLRGKMQFQKMADLPADRVTPEPPFTTVGLDVFGPWTIVTRRMRGGSALSKRWAVIFSCMTTRAVHIELIESMSTDSFINALRRFFAVRGPAKLLRSDRGTNFVGACKELGLDTDKSATGKFLQEKGCAWTFNPPHASHMGGSWERLIGVARRILEAMLTKNAQTNLSHEILSTFMAEVMAIMNARPLVPVSTDPESPTVLTPAMLLTQKASSVSAPSGNFSQGQLYGKQWKRVQHLADTFWKRWKMEYLSSLQKRSKWTNNQPNVKEGDIVLLKDAQAHRNEWPMGLIVRTVPSGDNRVRKVEVRIVRDGTAKVFLRPVSEIVVLLSDIN, translated from the coding sequence ATGAGTCTCCGCTCAGGAAGAAGCTATCTGGGAGGTTACGACCAACAGACTGAAGATGAAGCAGCCCTCCAGCCACAAATCGACTCGGAAGACGAACTGGACGCCGGGACAGCCACAGATCGACTAGACCCTACAGTCCAGCCGTCGTCGATGGAGCAACGTTCTTCACCTCAACAGCGGTCTTCACCTCAACAGCGGCCTTCACCGCAGCGTCAGCCTTCACCTCGGCAGCAGCCTTCACCGCGGCGACAGCCTTCACCTCAACAGTGGTCTTCGCCTCGCCAACAACTTTCGCCTCAACAGTGGTCCTCGCCTCGACGACAGCCTTCACCTCCACGCAGCACTAGGTCCAGCGCTCCCAGTCGGCGGTCACACTCATCTTCATCGTCGGTTTTCTCAGCAACAAGGGCTTACGCCAAAGCTCAGGCAGCCAAGGCCCAACTTAGCTTTGCTGAAAAGGAAGCTAACATGATGAGGCAAAGAGCAGAATTAGAGGCTAGTCTCCACGTTCTGAAATGTGAAAAAGAAATAGCTGCAGCTGAAGCTGAAGCTGCAGCCTACGAAGAAGTAGAACGTCAGAGCGGGGAGTCAGACATAGAACCTCAAATTGAAAATGTGCCTTTGAATTCAATACAGCGCACTAGTGAATATGTTGAACAGCAACACAAATTATTAGTGTCATCAAAAACAGTAGTTAATAGCTCGGACATGCAAGTCACAAATGAACATGTCAGAGTTAAAGCCGAAACTTCGCACGTCTCAGAACCCACGATTCAGGGCGTCAAAcacgaaatgaaaataaatcaaaatataaataaCACCCAATCTTTGAACCCACACGCTCATACGTTTCAACCGGCAAAAAACAACCAAATTGAACTAAATGGAGCAGCAGAGTTCGCTAAATATCTCATACGCAAAGAATTGGTCAGTACTGGTTTACTGCAATTTGATGATAAACCAGAAAACCTCCGAGCTTGGAAGGCGTCCTTCGTCAGCTCGACAAAAGATCTGAATTTGTCCGCTAGAGAGGAATTAGACTTACTAACAAAGTGGTTGGGGCCAAAATCAGCAGAACAAGCTAAAAGAATCCGCATAGTTCACACTCTTAATCCCGCTAAAGGTACAAAAATGATTTGGGAACGCCTCGAAGAGTGTTATGGATCCTCAGAAGCGATCGAAGATGCACTTCTAAAAAAGATAGAAGAGTTCCCAAGACTAACAAATAAAGATCCAACCAAGCTTAGAGAACTTGGTGACATCTTGTTAGAGTTAGAGTGGGCAAAATCAGACGGAACACTTCCAGGGCTTGCGTATCTTGACACGGCACGAGGGGTAAGGCAAATAGTTGAAAAACTCCCCTTTAATTTACAAGAAAGGTGGACAGTAGTGGGCTCACAATATAAAGACACTTACAGTGTGCCGTTTCCCCCTTTCTCAGTTTTCGTGCAGTTTGTACAGCAACAGGCGAAAATGCGAAATGATCCGAGCTTCGCCTTATACAACAGTAACGCTCAAACGTCCAGCCGCACAGAGAGGTCGACACCACACAATCGTAAATTTGCTGTGACAGTACACAGAACAGACGTTGCAATCGAAAATCAGAGTGGGCCTGACCAAAATAAAATAGAGGAGCCAGATCGGCAATGCCCAATTCACAAAAAGCCACATCCTCTCAAAAAATGCAAACTGTTTAGAGACAAGCCTATGGAAGAGCGCCGCGCCTTCCTCAAAGAGCATCGCATTTGTTATAGGTGTTGTGGCTCAGTACAACATGTTGCAAAAGATTGCAAGGTGGCAGTCAAGTGTGTTGAGTGCAACAGTCCTAACCACGTGTGGGCACTTCATCCAGGTCCCACTTCTGTTCCCAAAAATGACGTCTCAGAAAGTTCAGTTACTGAGCAGGAAACTGCAGTGCTTTCCATGTGTACGGAAGTATGCGGTCAAAATGAAAGCCCTCGCTCTTGCTCCAAAATCTGTTTAGTGAGAGCTTATCCAGAAGgccaaaaacacaaaatgctAAATATGTACGCAGTGATCGATGAACAAAGCAATAGGTCCCTGGCAAGAACAGAGTTCTTTAATTTGTTTGAAATCAAGGCCAAACCTGCTCCATACACCCTGAAAACATGTTCTGGAAAGGCAGAAACCTCAGGCAGAAGAGCAGCAAACTTCTTCATACAGTCAATGGATGGCAAAACTGACATCAAACTGCCTCCTTTGATTGAATGTGACTCAATACTCGATGACAGATCAGAAATACCATCACCTGAGATTGCAAAGCACCATCCTCATCTCTTCAGAATTGCAGACAAAATTCAACCCATTGATCACCACGCTCCAATCCTTCTACTCCTGGGAAGAGACGTTCTCAGGGTTCATAAGGTACGTGAGCAGATTAACGGGCCCAACAACGCTCCCTACGCCCAAAGACTGGATTTGGGTTGGGTTGTAGTGGGGGAGGTATGTTTAGGCAAGATTCACGGCAACACAGAGGTCAATGTTTACAAAACGCACATGTTGGACAATGGGCGCACAACCTTTCTTCAGCCATGTCCAAATGTCATTACTGTAAAAGAGGACCATAGTGTTGGGATTGAGCAAAACATACTGACAAGTACAAACAGAATGGACTCTGTAGACATCACAGACAAGCTAGGTCAATCTGTGTTTGACAGAGATGAATCAGATGACAAGGTAGCACTGTCCATAGATGACAAAACCTTCCTAACGATCATGAAGAACAACGTGAGCAAAaacaaagagaacaattgggTCGCTCCTTTGCCTTTCCGCAGACCAAGGAGGAGGCTTCCAAACAATAGAGATGCAACCCTGAAGCGTCTCTATTCACTTAAAAAGACTTTGGAAAAGAAACCAAAAATGAAAGAGCATTACATCCAATTTATGCAGAAAATGCTGGATAATGATCAAGCTGAACTTGCACCGCCTCTACCTGAAGGTAAAGAACACTGGTATTTGCCAACATTTGGCGTATATCACCCGCAGAAACCAGATCAAATTAGAGTCGTGTTCGATTCTAGTGCAGAGTGTGATGGTACGTCCCTTAACCAAGTGCTATTAAGTGGACCCGATCTGAACAATTCCCTGTTAGGTGTCTTGATGCGATTCCGGAAGGAACCAGTTGCCTTAACAGCGGACATTcagcaaatgttttattgctttgaggTGTGCGAAGACCACAGGGACTATCTTCGCTACCTCTGGTTTAAAGACAATGACCTTACAAAAAATGTAGTGGAATACCGAATGAAAGTACATGTCTTCGGTAACAGTCCATCACCTGCTGTTGCCATTTACTGTATGCGCCGGGCAGCAGAGGAGGGTGAGCAAGAACACGGCACAGATGCTAGACAGTTTGTCGAGACACAGTTCTATGTTGACGATGGACTTACATCTGTTCCTACTCCAGAACATGCAATTGACCTGTTAAcaagaacaaaaaacttgttagCAGAATCCAACCTGCACCTTCACAAAATTGCATCGAATTGCAGCTTGGTCATGGAAGCATTTCCTATGGAGGACCGTGCAAAGGAACTGAAACATCTGGACCTTGGAGTTGATCCCCTTCCAGTTCAGAAAAGCTTAGGACTTTGTTGGAATTTGGAAACTGACAGTTTCACTTATCGCGTATCCAATGAAACAAAACCATTCACACGCAGAGGAGTGCTATCGACCATCAATAGCCTCTATGACCCGTTAGGATTTGCTGCTCCTATAATCCTGCAGGGCAAGGCACTGCTCAGAGAACTGTCATGTGATGAGAAAGACTGGGACGCACATCTTCCCCCTGAAAAAGAGCAGTTGTGGATCTCGTGGAAAGACTCTTTGAATGCTCTTGAGGATCTGGAAATAAAAAGGTGCTATGGGCCAGGTTCAGTGAGTACTATGCAAAGTCatgatttgtttgttttctcaGATGCATCAACTGTGGCGATAGGGGCAGCAGCTTACCTGCGCTCTGTGGACAGTCAAGGCCAATATCACGTAGGCTTCGTGATGGGAAAGTCTAAACTAGCTCCTCGTCCGGCACACACTGTTCCTCGGCTTGAACTTTGTGCTGCCGTGCTCGCAGTAGAGATGTACGAGTTAATCCGAGATGAGATGGACATTCAAATTCACAATGTCAAGTTTTTCACCGACAGCCGTATTGTGTTAGGATACATACATAATTCTTCGAAAAGATTCTACATGTATGTAGCCAACCGAGTCACACGAATTAGGAGATCTACACAACCAGAACAATGGTGCTACGTGCCAACAGAGTTAAACCCAGCAGATCAGGCGACTAGGTCACTCCAAGCTGCTGAACTCAAAAACAGTAACTGGTTCACCGGGCCAAAATTTCTGTATTCAAATGACTCGCCCAAAGTCAGTCAGTTCCCACTTGTCGAACCCGAAAATGACAAAGAAATGCGTCAAGAAGTAAAAACGCTTACTACCTCAGTACTAGAGTCAGAGCTTGGTTCAGAGCGCTTCAAAAGGTTCTCAAGCTGGACAACAGCATGCAAGGCAATATCCAGGCTCATTCAATTTGTTGCCCTCTTTAAGCAAAGAAAAGCAGGGTTTTCAAGTCACATAACAAGTATGGAAGAATTCACTCAAGCCAAAAATATCATTATAAGATCAGTCCAGCAGGATGCATACAGTGGGatcattaaaaaagtaaaacaggGAAAAATGATTGGTTCAAGAAAAGAGACACTCATGAAACTTAACCCAGTTTTGGACAAGGATGGACTTTTGCGAATCGGTGGGCGCCTATCTTCTGCTGAACTTAATGAAGATGAAAAACACCCTCTGATCATCCCATCTTCCAGTCACGTAGCCACACTCCTAGTGCGACACTTCCACGAACAGTCTGCTCATCAGGGACGGCACATCACAGAAGGAGCTGTCCGTAGTGCTGGGTTCTGGATAGTGGGAGGTAAGCGGCTCGTTTCTTCTTTGATACACAACTGTGTCACCTGCCGCAAGTTGCGTGGCAAAATGCAGTTTCAGAAAATGGCTGATTTGCCTGCTGACCGAGTGACTCCAGAGCCCCCTTTCACAACAGTGGGCTTGGACGTGTTCGGGCCATGGACAATAGTTACACGTCGCATGAGAGGTGGCAGTGCACTAAGCAAACGGTGGGCTGTTATTTTCTCATGCATGACAACTAGGGCCGTACATATCGAGCTAATTGAAAGCATGTCAACTGACAGCTTTATAAATGCATTAAGGAGATTTTTTGCAGTTCGTGGGCCAGCTAAACTTTTGCGTTCAGACCGAGGAACTAATTTTGTTGGAGCTTGTAAAGAACTGGGCTTGGACACTGATAAGTCAGCTACAGGAAAGTTCCTTCAAGAGAAAGGATGTGCATGGACATTTAACCCACCTCATGCATCCCACATGGGAGGGTCTTGGGAACGTCTCATTGGGGTAGCTAGGCGCATCCTGGAAGCTATGTTGACAAAAAATGCTCAGACCAATCTATCTCATGAGATTTTAAGCACATTCATGGCTGAAGTGATGGCTATTATGAATGCAAGACCTCTAGTCCCAGTGTCCACAGATCCTGAGTCCCCAACAGTACTCACTCCAGCAATGCTACTAACTCAAAAGGCAAGTTCCGTTTCAGCTCCGTCCGGAAACTTTTCCCAGGGTCAGCTATATGGGAAACAATGGAAACGGGTCCAACATCTGGCGGACACGTTTTGGAAAAGATGGAAAATGGAATATTTGTCTAGCttgcaaaaacgttcaaaatggACGAACAATCAACCGAATGTGAAAGAAGGAGATATTGTCCTGTTGAAAGATGCTCAAGCACACAGGAACGAATGGCCAATGGGACTGATAGTTAGAACTGTACCCAGCGGTGACAATAGGGTCCGCAAAGTTGAAGTGCGGATCGTGAGAGATGGCACAGCCAAAGTGTTCTTAAGACCTGTGTCAGAAATTGTTGTTTTACTTTCAGATATTAACTGA